Proteins found in one Odocoileus virginianus isolate 20LAN1187 ecotype Illinois chromosome 10, Ovbor_1.2, whole genome shotgun sequence genomic segment:
- the ASCL3 gene encoding achaete-scute homolog 3 encodes MMDNRSYSNMPDKLPVFTDSSHLPLTRSFYLDPMVTFHLYPEGPVPSPYSENLPLLPFSSDSLIMENYGEPCAFSFPMPYPNYRRCDYSYGPAFIRKRNERERQRVKCVNEGYAQLRHHLPEEYLEKRLSKVETLRAAIKYINYLQSLLYPDEAETKNNPRKGSSIMATTTRHSDSIFRII; translated from the coding sequence ATGATGGACAATAGAAGCTACTCTAACATGCCAGACAAACTGCCTGTCTTCACTGATTCCTCCCACTTGCCACTGACCAGGTCCTTCTATCTGGACCCCATGGTCACGTTCCACCTCTACCCAGAAGGCCCAGTGCCATCCCCTTACTCGGAAAACTTGCCATTGCTGCCTTTTTCCAGTGACTCCCTGATTATGGAAAATTATGGTGAACCCTGTGCCTTCTCCTTCCCAATGCCTTATCCAAATTACAGAAGGTGCGACTATTCCTACGGGCCAGCCTTTATCCGGAAAAGGAATGAGCGGGAAAGGCAGCGGGTGAAATGTGTCAATGAAGGCTATGCTCAGCTCCGACATCATCTGCCAGAGGAGTATTTGGAGAAACGCCTCAGCAAAGTGGAAACCCTCAGAGCTGCCATCAAGTACATTAATTACCTCCAGTCCCTGCTGTACCCTGATGAGGCTGAGACCAAGAATAATCCCAGGAAAGGTTCCTCCATAATGGCAACCACCACCCGCCACTCTGACTCCATTTTTAGAATCATTTGA
- the C10H11orf16 gene encoding uncharacterized protein C11orf16 homolog isoform X1 produces MDSSAGPGTPLPKYCSVATTLKAPAWAGTALPWDLSFTCPLACRAPWLTRHSLLTRYASYYPCLDIADPAWQGPGWLGRVGEAADTWVLARREPDGFYYRAQIKSAPELERQGVLLVEFEAPLVTGPELPAQRQSVVFEEDVIQFSPTMEYSLRPGDKVLAPWGPDQQRYGPGTVLLGLEARDPQRASPKEEEITVHFWNGRTAPVPLRGVQWVPPAVWKKAVDGLHKPYAREHPRPLVWAPCCSLVGPVAGLVTSGLPWSPPFLCAPCYPHASCQLLVQGCLCCCPLAGPIWWPLIRTSGVTAREPPEAELKPTAQLLPLENPKEEEVAVQAPMAVSSSSASSSEDEDLENELEMGPPQRLLVDSTVNTDPILLEKSPGKQGGLCQPEWRYWRRNGPEPHPGKPGIRLCSTQKDEKSNRQQREKPAAAGSPRELALDVTGMKPLQILPKEAERRKLSQGTAAHQGGQNSP; encoded by the exons ATGGACTCCTCCGCGGGGCCTGGGACGCCTTTGCCCAAATACTGCAGCGTGGCCACGACCCTGAAGGCCCCTGCCTGGGCGGGCACCGCTCTTCCCTGGGACCTCTCCTTCACCTGCCCCCTCGCCTGCCGAGCACCCTGGCTGACCCGGCACAGCCTCCTCACCAG ATACGCATCTTACTACCCGTGTCTCGACATTGCTGACCCAGCATGGCAGGGGCCTGGCTGGCTGGGAAGAGTTGGAGAAGCTGCTGACACATGGGTCCTGGCAAGAAGGGAACCAGATGGCTTTTATTACAGGGCTCAGATAAAGTCTGCTCCAGAG TTGGAGAGGCAGGGGGTCCTGCTGGTGGAATTTGAGGCTCCCCTTGTCACAGGCCCAGAGCTGCCAGCCCAGCGGCAGAGCGTGGTCTTTGAGGAAGATGTCATTCAGTTCTCGCCAACCATGGAATACTCACTGCGACCTGGGGACAAGGTGCTGGCACCCTGGGGCCCTGACCAACAACGCTATGGTCCTGGCACTGTTCTCTTGGGCCTGGAGGCAAGAGACCCCCAGAGAG CATCccccaaagaagaagaaattactGTTCACTTCTGGAATGGCAGGACCGCACCAGTGCCTCTCAGAGGGGTCCAGTGGGTGCCCCCGGCTGTCTGGAAGAAGGCTGTGGACGGGCTGCACAAGCCTTACGCCAGGGAGCACCCCAGGCCTCTCGTCTGGGCCCCTTGCTGCTCTCTGGTGGGGCCGGTCGCTGGATTGGTCACCAGCGGGCTTCCTTGGAGCCCTCCGTTCCTGTGTGCTCCCTGCTACCCACATGCCAGCTGCCAGCTGCTAGTCCAGGGCTGCCTCTGCTGCTGCCCCCTGGCTGGACCCATCTGGTGGCCTCTAATCAGGACCTCAGGGGTCACCGCCAGAGAACCTCCAGAAGCGGAGCTGAAGCCCACAGCCCAGCTTTTGcccctggagaatcctaaggagGAAGAAGTGGCAGTGCAGGCTCCCAtggctgtttcctcctcctccgcctcctctTCTGAAGACGAGGATTTGGAGAATGAGCTGGAGATGGGCCCCCCTCAGAGGCTGCTGGTGGACAGCACAGTCAACACGGACCCCATCCTTCTCGAGAAGTCTCCAGGGAAGCAGGGTGGCCTCTGCCAGCCTGAGTGGAGGTACTGGAGGAGAAACGGGCCTGAGCCGCACCCGGGGAAGCCAG GAATAAGACTTTGCAGCACTCAGAAAGATGAGAAGAGCAACAGACAGCAGAGAGAGAAACCTGCTGCAGCGGGGAGTCCCAGGGAGCTGGCCCTGGACGTCACTGGCATGAAGCCGCTACAGATCCTGCCCAAGGAAGCCGAACGCAGAAAACTGAGTCAGGGTACTGCTGCACATCAGGGGGGTCAGAACTCCCCCTAG
- the C10H11orf16 gene encoding uncharacterized protein C11orf16 homolog isoform X2, with product MDSSAGPGTPLPKYCSVATTLKAPAWAGTALPWDLSFTCPLACRAPWLTRHSLLTRYASYYPCLDIADPAWQGPGWLGRVGEAADTWVLARREPDGFYYRAQIKSAPELERQGVLLVEFEAPLVTGPELPAQRQSVVFEEDVIQFSPTMEYSLRPGDKVLAPWGPDQQRYGPGTVLLGLEARDPQRASPKEEEITVHFWNGRTAPVPLRGVQWVPPAVWKKAVDGLHKPYAREHPRPLVWAPCCSLVGPVAGLVTSGLPWSPPFLCAPCYPHASCQLLVQGCLCCCPLAGPIWWPLIRTSGVTAREPPEAELKPTAQLLPLENPKEEEVAVQAPMAVSSSSASSSEDEDLENELEMGPPQRLLVDSTVNTDPILLEKSPGKQGGLCQPEWRYWRRNGPEPHPGKPGS from the exons ATGGACTCCTCCGCGGGGCCTGGGACGCCTTTGCCCAAATACTGCAGCGTGGCCACGACCCTGAAGGCCCCTGCCTGGGCGGGCACCGCTCTTCCCTGGGACCTCTCCTTCACCTGCCCCCTCGCCTGCCGAGCACCCTGGCTGACCCGGCACAGCCTCCTCACCAG ATACGCATCTTACTACCCGTGTCTCGACATTGCTGACCCAGCATGGCAGGGGCCTGGCTGGCTGGGAAGAGTTGGAGAAGCTGCTGACACATGGGTCCTGGCAAGAAGGGAACCAGATGGCTTTTATTACAGGGCTCAGATAAAGTCTGCTCCAGAG TTGGAGAGGCAGGGGGTCCTGCTGGTGGAATTTGAGGCTCCCCTTGTCACAGGCCCAGAGCTGCCAGCCCAGCGGCAGAGCGTGGTCTTTGAGGAAGATGTCATTCAGTTCTCGCCAACCATGGAATACTCACTGCGACCTGGGGACAAGGTGCTGGCACCCTGGGGCCCTGACCAACAACGCTATGGTCCTGGCACTGTTCTCTTGGGCCTGGAGGCAAGAGACCCCCAGAGAG CATCccccaaagaagaagaaattactGTTCACTTCTGGAATGGCAGGACCGCACCAGTGCCTCTCAGAGGGGTCCAGTGGGTGCCCCCGGCTGTCTGGAAGAAGGCTGTGGACGGGCTGCACAAGCCTTACGCCAGGGAGCACCCCAGGCCTCTCGTCTGGGCCCCTTGCTGCTCTCTGGTGGGGCCGGTCGCTGGATTGGTCACCAGCGGGCTTCCTTGGAGCCCTCCGTTCCTGTGTGCTCCCTGCTACCCACATGCCAGCTGCCAGCTGCTAGTCCAGGGCTGCCTCTGCTGCTGCCCCCTGGCTGGACCCATCTGGTGGCCTCTAATCAGGACCTCAGGGGTCACCGCCAGAGAACCTCCAGAAGCGGAGCTGAAGCCCACAGCCCAGCTTTTGcccctggagaatcctaaggagGAAGAAGTGGCAGTGCAGGCTCCCAtggctgtttcctcctcctccgcctcctctTCTGAAGACGAGGATTTGGAGAATGAGCTGGAGATGGGCCCCCCTCAGAGGCTGCTGGTGGACAGCACAGTCAACACGGACCCCATCCTTCTCGAGAAGTCTCCAGGGAAGCAGGGTGGCCTCTGCCAGCCTGAGTGGAGGTACTGGAGGAGAAACGGGCCTGAGCCGCACCCGGGGAAGCCAG gAAGCTAA
- the AKIP1 gene encoding A-kinase-interacting protein 1 isoform X2: MESCLVAAALNGVDRRSLQRSARLGQEVLERAKRRAVDWPSMELPKGSVGIVSRVRYYGERGPAASPQRLLPGKREDRHPSLSASFRTMAEYMNYTSSQCGKYYSSAPEEGGAPHVYRYHRGTSELHLCSDAGRGQAENISKDLYIEVYPGTYSVTVGADDLTKKTHVVAVDSGQSVDLVFPI, encoded by the exons ATGGAGAGCTGTTTGGTGGCCGCGGCGCTGAACGGGGTGGACCGACGTTCCCTGCAGCGTTCGGCTAGGCTGGGTCAGGAAGTGCTGGAGCGGGCCAAGAGGAGGGCGGTGGACTGGCCTTCGATGGAGCTTCCCAAAGGCAGCGTGGGGATCGTTTCCCGGGTGCGGTACTACGGGGAAAGAGGGCCGGCAGCCAGCCCCCAGCGCCTTCTCCCAGGAAAG AGAGAAGACAGACACCCGTCCCTCAGTGCTTCCTTCAGAACAATGGCTGAGTACATGAACTATACGTCAAGTCAGTGCGGG AAGTATTACTCATCTGCACCAGAGGAAGGAGGGGCACCCCACGTCTACCGCTATCACAGAGGGACATCGGAGCTACACCTGTGCTCTGATGCAGGGCGTGGTCAG GCTGAGAACATCTCTAAGGACCTCTACATAGAGGTATATCCAGGGACCTATTCCGTCACTGTGGGTGCAGATGACTTGACCAAAAAGACTCACGTGGTAGCAGTTGATTCCGGACAAAGTGTGGACTTGGTCTTCCCCATATGA
- the AKIP1 gene encoding A-kinase-interacting protein 1 isoform X1 translates to MESCLVAAALNGVDRRSLQRSARLGQEVLERAKRRAVDWPSMELPKGSVGIVSRVRYYGERGPAASPQRLLPGKREDRHPSLSASFRTMAEYMNYTSSQCGKYYSSAPEEGGAPHVYRYHRGTSELHLCSDAGRGQRKDAGLSVGGMHQVSECVLKASQSAENISKDLYIEVYPGTYSVTVGADDLTKKTHVVAVDSGQSVDLVFPI, encoded by the exons ATGGAGAGCTGTTTGGTGGCCGCGGCGCTGAACGGGGTGGACCGACGTTCCCTGCAGCGTTCGGCTAGGCTGGGTCAGGAAGTGCTGGAGCGGGCCAAGAGGAGGGCGGTGGACTGGCCTTCGATGGAGCTTCCCAAAGGCAGCGTGGGGATCGTTTCCCGGGTGCGGTACTACGGGGAAAGAGGGCCGGCAGCCAGCCCCCAGCGCCTTCTCCCAGGAAAG AGAGAAGACAGACACCCGTCCCTCAGTGCTTCCTTCAGAACAATGGCTGAGTACATGAACTATACGTCAAGTCAGTGCGGG AAGTATTACTCATCTGCACCAGAGGAAGGAGGGGCACCCCACGTCTACCGCTATCACAGAGGGACATCGGAGCTACACCTGTGCTCTGATGCAGGGCGTGGTCAG AGAAAAGACGCAGGCCTTAGTGTTGGAGGCATGCATCAGGTGTCAGAGTGTGTGCTGAAGGCATCCCAGTCT GCTGAGAACATCTCTAAGGACCTCTACATAGAGGTATATCCAGGGACCTATTCCGTCACTGTGGGTGCAGATGACTTGACCAAAAAGACTCACGTGGTAGCAGTTGATTCCGGACAAAGTGTGGACTTGGTCTTCCCCATATGA